The Ciconia boyciana chromosome 2, ASM3463844v1, whole genome shotgun sequence genome has a segment encoding these proteins:
- the MTURN gene encoding maturin isoform X2, with translation MAFEALAEAAERWCARTPFQLIAAEETERRMDFYAEPGVSFYVLCPEAACGDNFHVWSESEDCLPFLQLAQDYISSCGKKTLHEILEKVFKSFRPERLTVSHEMKTHVAHFPANQGGIITRAGQKKCD, from the exons atgGCTTTCGAGGCGCTGGCGGAGGCGGCGGAGCGGTGGTGCGCCCGCACGCCCTTCCAGCTCATCGCCGCCGAGGAGACGGAGCGGCGCATGGACTTCTACGCCGAGCCCGGCGTCTCCTTCTACGTGCTCTGCCCGGAGGCCGCCTGCGGCGACAATTTC CATGTGTGGAGTGAAAGTGAGGACTGCTTACCTTTTCTGCAGCTCGCACAGGATTACATCTCCTCCTGTGGGAAAAAGACACTCCATGAAATATTGGAAAAAGTCTTCAAATCCTTCAGACCC GAAAGGCTTACAGTATCCCATGAAATGAAGACTCACGTGGCTCATTTCCCTGCAAATCAAGGAGGAATTATAACCAGAGCTGGGCAAAAAAAGTGTGATTGA
- the MTURN gene encoding maturin isoform X1, with amino-acid sequence MAFEALAEAAERWCARTPFQLIAAEETERRMDFYAEPGVSFYVLCPEAACGDNFHVWSESEDCLPFLQLAQDYISSCGKKTLHEILEKVFKSFRPLLGLPDVDDDAFEEYNADVEEEEPEADHQQMGVSQQ; translated from the exons atgGCTTTCGAGGCGCTGGCGGAGGCGGCGGAGCGGTGGTGCGCCCGCACGCCCTTCCAGCTCATCGCCGCCGAGGAGACGGAGCGGCGCATGGACTTCTACGCCGAGCCCGGCGTCTCCTTCTACGTGCTCTGCCCGGAGGCCGCCTGCGGCGACAATTTC CATGTGTGGAGTGAAAGTGAGGACTGCTTACCTTTTCTGCAGCTCGCACAGGATTACATCTCCTCCTGTGGGAAAAAGACACTCCATGAAATATTGGAAAAAGTCTTCAAATCCTTCAGACCC TTACTTGGGCTTCCAGATGTTGATGATGATGCATTTGAAGAATATAACGCAGATGTGGAAGAAGAGGAACCAGAAGCCGATCATCAACAGATGGGTGTCAGTCAGCAGTGA